A part of Burkholderiales bacterium genomic DNA contains:
- a CDS encoding HPP family protein encodes MSETFSQRWRALLGIEGGVASHRKKVVSAAGGVAAIFGILVVSHAFVGDAGARLIVASMGASAVLLFAVPHGPLSQPWALIGGHLVSGVIGVSCAR; translated from the coding sequence ATGTCTGAAACTTTCTCGCAGCGCTGGCGCGCGCTGCTCGGCATCGAGGGCGGCGTGGCGAGCCACCGCAAAAAGGTCGTTTCGGCCGCGGGCGGCGTGGCGGCCATCTTCGGCATCCTCGTCGTGAGCCATGCCTTTGTCGGAGACGCAGGCGCGCGGCTCATCGTCGCCTCGATGGGCGCTTCGGCGGTGCTGCTGTTCGCCGTGCCCCACGGTCCGCTGTCCCAGCCCTGGGCGCTCATTGGCGGCCATCTGGTGTCGGGCGTGATCGGCGTGAGCTGCGCGCGCTAG
- a CDS encoding zinc dependent phospholipase C family protein, which produces MKRWPLFCWLLPLIGHSPEALAWGLATHLYFAQLLLWAVPLADPKLRRAVRRLPRLLLAGACLPDLALVAGRGSGDRFRTSHDWAQAQQLLDHAGDEEERALAVGYCCHLFVDVIAHNHFVPAHEAMWLKVPVLTHALAEWVMDAHVGRQLFASPPQLMQEEAQRLIPFVARHFGCQPATACILLRRLTRATRLLYGSGLHRGLRGAARLLDRHLIRRCDHYVAQTTDRLSQINRLFAGEAPRWRADLPCPEHTAYLSALSGERLRGLLPLPGNLFG; this is translated from the coding sequence ATGAAACGATGGCCCCTCTTCTGCTGGCTTCTGCCCCTCATCGGCCATAGCCCGGAAGCTCTCGCCTGGGGACTCGCCACCCATCTTTACTTCGCCCAACTGCTCCTGTGGGCCGTGCCCCTTGCGGATCCGAAGCTTCGGCGGGCCGTGCGGCGGCTGCCCCGACTGCTCCTCGCCGGCGCCTGCCTGCCGGACCTGGCCCTCGTGGCGGGGCGCGGCAGCGGCGACCGCTTCCGGACGAGCCACGACTGGGCGCAGGCGCAGCAGCTGCTTGACCATGCCGGCGACGAGGAGGAACGGGCGCTCGCCGTGGGTTATTGCTGCCATCTCTTCGTCGATGTCATCGCCCACAACCATTTCGTGCCCGCCCACGAGGCGATGTGGCTCAAGGTGCCCGTGCTCACCCATGCCCTGGCCGAATGGGTGATGGATGCGCACGTGGGCCGGCAGTTGTTCGCTAGCCCACCGCAACTCATGCAGGAGGAGGCGCAGCGGCTCATACCCTTCGTTGCCCGTCACTTCGGCTGCCAGCCGGCGACGGCATGCATCCTGCTGCGGCGGCTTACACGCGCCACGCGCCTCCTCTACGGCAGTGGCCTGCACCGGGGCCTGCGCGGTGCGGCCCGGCTCCTCGACCGGCACCTCATCCGCCGTTGCGACCATTACGTGGCCCAGACCACCGACCGGTTGTCCCAGATCAACCGCCTGTTTGCTGGCGAGGCACCCCGCTGGCGCGCCGATCTGCCCTGTCCGGAACACACGGCCTATCTTTCGGCGCTCAGCGGCGAGAGGCTGCGCGGCCTGCTGCCTCTGCCCGGCAATCTGTTTGGCTGA
- a CDS encoding carbohydrate kinase family protein: protein MRTLICGSLAYDHIMVFHDRFRNHILPDKIHILNVSFLVPDMRREFGGCAGNIAYNLKLLGGEPVIMAAVGEDFAPYGERLRALGLSAEHVRAIPDTYTAQAFITTDLDDNQITAFHPGAMNFSHENSVHEAKDIALGIVAPDGREGMLRHAEEFHAAGIPFIFDPGQAMPLFDGRELLHLVELADYVTLNDYEAELMQERTGLALAALAERVKALIVTLGAKGSLIFAEGRRLEIPCVAPAAVVDPTGCGDAYRAGLLYGLARGLSWEQTGRLAAYMGAVKIASRGAQNHHLDPTHLAKWAQRELGVAWPA, encoded by the coding sequence ATGCGCACCCTCATTTGCGGCTCCCTCGCCTACGACCACATCATGGTGTTCCATGACCGCTTCCGCAATCACATCCTGCCGGACAAGATTCACATCCTGAATGTCTCCTTCCTCGTGCCGGACATGCGCCGGGAGTTTGGTGGCTGCGCCGGCAACATCGCCTACAATTTGAAACTGCTGGGCGGGGAGCCGGTGATCATGGCCGCCGTGGGCGAGGACTTCGCCCCCTATGGAGAAAGGCTGCGGGCCCTGGGACTTTCGGCCGAGCACGTGCGCGCCATTCCCGACACCTACACGGCGCAGGCCTTCATCACCACCGATCTGGACGACAACCAGATCACCGCCTTCCACCCCGGGGCGATGAATTTCTCCCACGAAAACAGCGTGCACGAGGCAAAAGACATCGCCCTCGGGATCGTCGCCCCGGACGGACGTGAAGGCATGCTGCGCCACGCAGAAGAATTCCACGCCGCGGGCATCCCCTTCATTTTCGATCCCGGCCAGGCCATGCCCCTCTTCGACGGGCGGGAGCTTTTGCATCTCGTGGAGCTCGCGGACTACGTCACCCTCAACGATTACGAGGCAGAGCTGATGCAGGAACGCACGGGGCTCGCCCTTGCGGCGCTGGCCGAACGGGTGAAGGCCCTGATCGTGACCCTCGGCGCCAAAGGCTCCCTCATCTTCGCCGAGGGCAGGCGCCTGGAGATCCCCTGTGTGGCGCCGGCGGCAGTGGTGGACCCCACCGGCTGCGGCGATGCCTATCGCGCGGGGCTCCTCTATGGCCTGGCCCGGGGTCTGTCCTGGGAACAAACCGGACGTCTCGCGGCCTATATGGGAGCCGTGAAAATCGCAAGCCGCGGCGCCCAGAACCATCATCTCGATCCCACGCATCTTGCAAAGTGGGCGCAACGGGAGCTGGGCGTGGCCTGGCCGGCGTAA